A part of Polynucleobacter sp. MG-Unter2-18 genomic DNA contains:
- a CDS encoding NAD(P)/FAD-dependent oxidoreductase, translating to MNGSKAINRVAVIGAGMAGLACAKELQSHGISVDVFEKSRGPSGRMSTRRAQDWTADHGAQYFTARDPRFIEEVESWLQAGTAAIWEPKLKVYESKTWRDSHSQDIRYVGTPHMNSTGKYLAEGLSIQYERTISQLERRDDQWHLQCSEADEITALYDFVVLAIPAPQASTLLKGLDSRAADIADTAQMKACWTMMAHLPNQLNRDFDAAFVNKEIISWICQNGSKPMRQGSTWTIHGSPDWSQEHVELSKEDAQYQMVQCLTALGFNCEGADISMHRWRYASGSLENGIGYLLLPTIGLGLCGDWLNGGRVEGAWLSGFNLALALKQI from the coding sequence ATGAACGGCAGCAAAGCAATCAATCGGGTAGCGGTCATTGGCGCAGGAATGGCAGGCCTCGCTTGTGCAAAGGAATTACAGTCACACGGTATATCGGTAGACGTCTTTGAAAAGAGTCGTGGTCCAAGTGGACGCATGAGTACGCGTCGCGCTCAAGACTGGACTGCTGATCATGGTGCCCAGTACTTTACTGCCAGAGATCCTCGTTTTATCGAAGAAGTAGAAAGTTGGCTTCAGGCCGGTACCGCAGCTATTTGGGAACCGAAACTTAAGGTATACGAATCCAAGACATGGCGTGATAGTCACTCACAAGATATTCGCTATGTTGGTACCCCTCATATGAATTCAACAGGCAAGTATCTTGCTGAAGGACTCTCCATTCAATATGAGAGAACCATTTCTCAGTTGGAGCGTAGGGATGATCAGTGGCATTTACAGTGCAGTGAAGCCGATGAAATTACAGCACTATATGATTTTGTCGTATTGGCCATACCCGCACCTCAGGCAAGCACTCTGCTTAAGGGTCTTGATAGTAGAGCCGCAGATATCGCTGACACGGCACAGATGAAGGCCTGCTGGACCATGATGGCGCACCTTCCGAATCAGCTCAATAGAGATTTTGATGCAGCATTTGTTAATAAAGAAATCATTAGCTGGATTTGTCAAAACGGATCAAAGCCAATGCGTCAGGGAAGCACGTGGACTATCCATGGAAGCCCTGACTGGAGTCAAGAGCATGTTGAGTTAAGTAAAGAGGATGCTCAATACCAAATGGTGCAGTGCCTGACAGCACTAGGCTTTAATTGCGAGGGCGCCGATATCAGCATGCACCGCTGGCGCTATGCCAGTGGGAGCCTAGAAAATGGAATTGGATATTTATTGCTACCTACTATTGGCCTAGGGCTTTGTGGAGACTGGCTCAATGGTGGCAGAGTCGAGGGTGCCTGGCTCAGCGGCTTTAATCTAGCTTTAGCACTCAAGCAGATATAA
- the moaE gene encoding molybdopterin synthase catalytic subunit MoaE — protein sequence MQNDFIRIQEADFDLTTEVKVLRKDDPRVGAVVTFLGTVRDMNDGSQVQGMTLEHYPGMTEKSLEEIIMQARGRWDLYKTLVIHRVGPLLPEDQIVLVVVTSAHRGEAFAACEFIMDYLKTAAPFWKKEETPQGSKWVDARVTDDTAMARWN from the coding sequence ATGCAGAATGATTTCATCCGCATTCAAGAAGCTGACTTTGATCTAACAACTGAGGTGAAGGTCCTGCGTAAGGATGATCCCCGAGTGGGTGCAGTGGTGACTTTCTTGGGCACTGTCCGAGATATGAATGATGGTAGTCAAGTTCAAGGTATGACTCTGGAGCACTACCCTGGTATGACAGAAAAATCCCTAGAAGAAATCATCATGCAAGCTAGAGGCCGCTGGGATCTTTATAAGACACTAGTCATCCATCGAGTGGGACCGCTTCTTCCTGAAGATCAAATTGTTTTGGTAGTAGTCACTAGCGCTCACCGAGGTGAAGCATTTGCTGCCTGTGAATTCATCATGGACTACTTAAAGACAGCAGCACCATTTTGGAAAAAAGAAGAAACACCACAAGGTAGCAAATGGGTGGATGCCCGCGTGACTGACGATACTGCAATGGCACGCTGGAATTAG
- the moaD gene encoding molybdopterin converting factor subunit 1 translates to MKLELRFFASLREGLGLSGESIDTPPEVKTIADLRSYLVQRGDPWAEVLASGKVIRCALNQEMMSDSTPLVEGAEVAFFPPVTGG, encoded by the coding sequence ATGAAACTTGAATTACGATTCTTTGCCTCCTTAAGAGAGGGTCTCGGACTTTCTGGTGAGAGTATTGATACTCCACCCGAAGTAAAAACTATTGCCGACTTAAGAAGCTACCTTGTTCAACGGGGAGATCCTTGGGCTGAAGTGTTAGCAAGTGGCAAAGTGATTCGTTGCGCATTAAATCAAGAGATGATGAGTGACTCGACGCCTTTGGTGGAGGGTGCCGAAGTCGCTTTCTTTCCTCCGGTTACTGGCGGCTAA
- the glp gene encoding gephyrin-like molybdotransferase Glp has translation MLTAQQALDHLLSHAKPVSETETLAMQSALGRVLAESVNSLVDVPPLDNTSMDGYAVRTADTHTPGQTLTIAQRIPAGSMGTQLEPGTAARIFTGAPVPPGADAVVMQEDCSTPEGASHQVQVNIAPTSGQWIRRRGEDLTAGKTALTAGAYLRPQELGVAASAGLTHLTVKRKVRVAAFFTGDELSLPGEPLKPGGIYNSNRDTLLACIKSLGCDATDFGIVPDSLEATKETLRKASKDHDLIITSGGVSVGEEDHIKPAVSAEGRLDLWQIAIKPGKPLAFGAVRKSDSSKSNAVEAKTAAETWFIGLPGNPVSSFVTFLLFVRPFILKLQGRDAGLPQSYPMRADFDWLKADRRNEFLRVKINAQGGLDLFPNQSSGVLTSASWGDGLVDCLPGQAVKSGDMVKYIPFSALLS, from the coding sequence ATGTTGACTGCTCAGCAGGCTTTAGATCACTTACTTTCTCACGCAAAGCCTGTGAGCGAAACTGAAACACTTGCGATGCAATCTGCTTTAGGTCGTGTACTAGCGGAAAGCGTAAATAGCCTTGTAGATGTACCTCCACTCGATAACACCTCAATGGATGGTTACGCAGTGCGAACAGCGGATACTCATACACCAGGCCAAACACTCACAATTGCGCAACGTATTCCGGCGGGCTCTATGGGAACTCAGCTCGAGCCTGGCACTGCTGCCAGAATATTTACTGGTGCCCCTGTGCCACCTGGTGCTGATGCCGTTGTCATGCAAGAAGACTGCTCGACTCCTGAAGGAGCAAGCCACCAAGTGCAGGTCAATATCGCACCAACATCAGGCCAATGGATTCGTCGCAGAGGCGAAGATCTGACTGCAGGCAAAACAGCTCTTACTGCAGGCGCTTATCTGCGGCCGCAAGAACTTGGAGTTGCTGCCTCTGCCGGCTTAACGCATTTAACTGTAAAACGTAAGGTGAGGGTTGCTGCATTTTTCACTGGTGACGAACTTTCCCTGCCAGGTGAACCACTTAAACCAGGCGGTATCTATAACTCCAATCGCGACACACTATTAGCGTGCATCAAATCCTTAGGTTGCGATGCCACTGATTTCGGAATTGTTCCTGATAGTCTTGAGGCCACGAAAGAAACTCTGCGTAAGGCAAGCAAAGATCATGACTTAATCATTACGTCTGGTGGCGTCTCCGTTGGCGAAGAAGATCACATTAAGCCTGCAGTGAGCGCTGAAGGCAGGCTGGATCTCTGGCAGATTGCTATTAAGCCTGGCAAGCCTTTAGCTTTTGGTGCTGTCCGAAAATCAGATAGTTCAAAAAGTAATGCGGTCGAAGCGAAAACTGCAGCTGAAACTTGGTTTATCGGTTTGCCTGGTAATCCGGTATCGAGTTTTGTGACTTTTCTATTATTTGTACGCCCATTTATTCTCAAGTTACAGGGGCGTGATGCAGGCTTACCGCAGTCTTACCCCATGCGCGCCGACTTTGATTGGCTCAAAGCCGATCGTCGTAACGAGTTTCTGAGGGTCAAGATCAATGCGCAGGGCGGTTTGGATCTGTTCCCCAATCAAAGCTCTGGGGTGCTGACTAGCGCCTCTTGGGGGGATGGCTTAGTAGATTGTCTACCTGGCCAAGCAGTCAAGTCTGGCGATATGGTGAAGTACATTCCATTTAGTGCACTTCTTTCCTAG
- the thrC gene encoding threonine synthase: MRYQSTRGNSPQQSFLEILLGGLAPDGGLYLPTVYPQVTKAQLDAWRGMSYADLAYEVLSLYCDDIPEVDLRTLLRKTYTEQVYCNGRPEDNAKDITPLHWLGEEQGTRIGLLSLSNGPTLAFKDMAMQLLGNLFEYALKKNGQKLNILGATSGDTGSAAEYAMRGKEGVKVFMLSPRGKMSSFQSAQMYSLQDPNIFNLAVSGVFDDCQDIVKAVSNDHSFKANHQIGTVNSINWGRVVAQVVYYFQGYLLATKSSDEKVSFTVPSGNFGNICAGHIARMMGLPIAHLIAATNENDVLDEFFRTGVYRARKSAETLHTSSPSMDISKASNFERFVFDFMGKDGKATAGMFKQVDEAGGFDISKDAVFKDLARYGFQSGRSTHENRLETIRNVDAQYGVMIDTHTADGVKVAREHLQAGIPMIVLETALPIKFEETIELALGRPAECPPAFKDIKSKPQRVENIDADVNQVKNFITTHTN, translated from the coding sequence ATGCGTTACCAATCAACCCGGGGCAATAGCCCACAACAATCCTTTTTAGAAATTCTGCTTGGCGGATTAGCGCCAGATGGTGGCCTATATCTGCCGACAGTGTATCCGCAAGTCACTAAAGCGCAGTTAGATGCTTGGCGTGGCATGTCTTATGCCGATCTCGCTTATGAAGTATTAAGTCTTTATTGCGACGACATTCCTGAAGTGGATCTGCGTACTCTATTGCGTAAGACCTATACAGAGCAGGTCTACTGTAACGGCCGCCCTGAAGACAATGCTAAAGACATTACGCCATTGCATTGGTTGGGCGAAGAGCAGGGCACACGTATTGGTTTGCTCAGCCTGTCTAACGGACCCACATTGGCATTTAAAGATATGGCGATGCAGTTACTCGGCAATCTCTTTGAATACGCCCTAAAGAAGAATGGTCAGAAGCTTAATATTTTGGGCGCGACATCTGGGGATACTGGAAGTGCTGCTGAATACGCAATGCGTGGCAAAGAGGGTGTCAAAGTATTTATGCTTTCACCACGCGGTAAGATGAGCTCATTCCAGTCTGCCCAAATGTATTCACTGCAAGATCCAAATATCTTTAACTTAGCAGTTTCTGGTGTATTTGACGATTGCCAAGATATTGTTAAGGCAGTGAGTAACGACCATAGTTTCAAAGCGAATCACCAAATTGGTACGGTCAACTCCATTAACTGGGGTCGTGTAGTTGCTCAGGTGGTGTATTACTTCCAGGGTTATTTATTGGCCACAAAATCGAGTGATGAAAAAGTGTCATTCACTGTGCCTTCAGGTAACTTTGGCAATATCTGTGCTGGTCACATTGCCCGCATGATGGGTTTGCCAATTGCGCATTTAATTGCCGCTACCAATGAGAATGATGTTCTCGATGAGTTTTTCCGTACTGGCGTCTACCGTGCACGTAAGTCTGCTGAAACTTTGCATACCTCTAGCCCCTCTATGGATATTTCTAAGGCGAGTAACTTTGAGCGCTTTGTATTTGATTTCATGGGTAAGGATGGCAAGGCAACTGCCGGCATGTTTAAGCAGGTGGATGAGGCAGGTGGCTTTGATATTTCCAAAGATGCTGTCTTTAAAGACCTTGCGCGGTATGGATTTCAATCTGGCCGCAGTACCCATGAGAATCGTCTAGAAACGATTCGTAATGTTGATGCGCAGTATGGCGTGATGATTGATACGCATACAGCGGATGGCGTGAAGGTTGCGCGCGAACATCTGCAGGCAGGCATTCCAATGATTGTTTTGGAAACTGCTTTACCCATTAAGTTTGAAGAAACTATTGAATTAGCTTTGGGTCGTCCAGCAGAATGTCCGCCAGCATTCAAGGACATCAAGTCAAAGCCGCAGCGCGTTGAAAATATCGATGCCGATGTCAATCAAGTTAAAAACTTCATTACCACCCACACCAACTAA
- a CDS encoding homoserine dehydrogenase: MKPIQVGLLGIGTVGGGVFTVLERNQDEITRRAGRGIRINTVADLNVERAKELVKDRAQVVSDARAVINNPEIDIVVELIGGYGIAKDLVLEAIAAGKHVVTANKALIAVHGNEIFKAAHEKGVMVAFEAAVAGGIPIIKALREGLTANRIEWIAGIINGTTNFILSEMRDKGLDFATVLKEAQRLGYAEADPTFDIEGVDAAHKATIMSAIAFGIPMQFEKAHVEGITKLDAIDIKYAEQLGYRIKLLGIAKKTATGVELRVHPTLIPTKRLIANVEGAMNAVQVFGDAVGTTLYYGKGAGSEPTASAVIADLVDITRLLGASPGSRVPYLAFQPDAVRDITVLPMGEITTSYYLRLRVADQAGVLADITKILAAHSISIDALLQKEADEGESQTDLVALTHETKEKHMLAAIQEIQNLKTVAGEVVKIRLENLS, from the coding sequence ATGAAACCGATTCAAGTAGGTCTATTAGGTATTGGCACTGTAGGTGGTGGTGTATTTACTGTTCTCGAACGCAACCAGGATGAAATTACCCGTCGTGCTGGTCGTGGCATTCGTATCAACACCGTTGCCGACCTCAATGTAGAGCGCGCTAAAGAGTTGGTAAAAGATCGTGCTCAAGTGGTGAGCGATGCGCGTGCTGTGATTAACAATCCTGAAATCGATATCGTTGTTGAGTTGATTGGTGGTTATGGCATTGCTAAAGATTTAGTGCTTGAGGCCATTGCTGCTGGTAAGCATGTGGTCACGGCGAATAAGGCTTTGATCGCAGTTCATGGTAACGAGATTTTTAAAGCCGCCCACGAAAAGGGCGTGATGGTTGCGTTTGAAGCGGCTGTTGCTGGTGGTATTCCAATCATCAAAGCACTTCGTGAAGGTTTAACTGCGAATCGTATTGAGTGGATCGCCGGCATCATCAACGGTACAACCAATTTCATTCTTTCTGAGATGCGCGATAAAGGCTTAGACTTTGCGACCGTCTTGAAAGAGGCTCAGCGTTTGGGCTATGCAGAGGCAGATCCTACATTTGATATCGAGGGTGTAGATGCCGCTCATAAGGCCACCATCATGAGTGCAATTGCATTTGGCATTCCAATGCAATTTGAGAAAGCGCACGTTGAGGGTATTACCAAGTTAGATGCCATCGATATTAAGTACGCTGAGCAGTTAGGTTATCGCATCAAGTTACTTGGTATTGCGAAGAAGACAGCTACTGGTGTTGAGTTGCGCGTACACCCAACATTGATTCCAACTAAGCGTCTGATTGCAAACGTTGAAGGCGCTATGAATGCCGTTCAGGTATTTGGTGATGCTGTTGGCACAACGCTTTACTACGGTAAGGGTGCGGGCTCAGAGCCGACCGCTTCTGCTGTGATTGCCGACTTAGTGGATATCACTCGTTTGTTAGGCGCAAGTCCTGGGAGCCGTGTTCCTTATCTGGCCTTCCAGCCTGATGCAGTGCGTGATATCACCGTATTGCCCATGGGCGAAATTACTACTAGCTACTACTTGCGCTTGCGCGTAGCCGATCAAGCCGGTGTATTAGCTGACATTACCAAGATCTTGGCGGCTCATAGCATCTCCATTGATGCCCTCTTGCAAAAAGAGGCCGACGAAGGTGAAAGTCAAACCGACTTAGTTGCTCTCACCCATGAGACTAAAGAAAAGCACATGCTCGCAGCAATTCAGGAAATTCAGAATCTGAAAACTGTTGCTGGTGAAGTAGTGAAGATCCGTTTAGAAAATCTGTCCTAA
- a CDS encoding pyridoxal phosphate-dependent aminotransferase has protein sequence MKPILKSAKLNHVCYDIRGPVLELAQRMEEEGHKIIKLNIGNVGVFGFDPPEEIQLDMIRNLGNASAYSDSKGIFAARKAIMQYCQEKGIQGVTLDDIYTGNGVSELIVLAMNALLNNGDEVLVPAPDYPLWTAAVSLSGGTPVHYLCDESKEWAPDLADLRKKITPRTKAIVVINPNNPTGAIYSKEVLTELCSIAREHGLILFADEIYDKMLYDKEKHVSLASLSTDVVTITFNGLSKNYRSCGYRAGWMVVSGDKEMIRDYIEGLNMLSSMRLCANVPGQYAIQTALGGYQSINDLVAEGGRLAKQRDLAWKLITEIPGVTCVKPKSALYLFPKLDSEMYPIEDDQQFVADFLKEEKVLLVQGSGFNWVKSDHFRVVFLPHEDVLKEAIGRLARFLERYRQKHSRKVTNSTNSTATKAS, from the coding sequence GTGAAACCGATCCTAAAGTCCGCAAAACTCAATCACGTCTGTTATGACATTCGTGGGCCCGTGCTAGAACTCGCGCAGCGCATGGAGGAAGAGGGTCACAAAATCATCAAACTGAACATCGGTAATGTGGGTGTTTTTGGTTTTGACCCTCCAGAAGAGATTCAGTTGGACATGATCCGTAATTTGGGTAATGCCTCAGCGTACTCTGATTCCAAGGGAATTTTCGCGGCTCGTAAAGCGATCATGCAATATTGCCAGGAAAAAGGCATTCAAGGCGTTACTTTGGATGACATCTATACCGGTAATGGGGTTTCTGAATTAATCGTTCTCGCAATGAATGCATTGCTCAACAACGGTGATGAGGTATTGGTGCCAGCCCCAGATTACCCTTTATGGACGGCTGCGGTGAGTCTATCTGGCGGCACCCCAGTGCATTACTTGTGTGATGAGTCCAAAGAGTGGGCTCCTGACTTAGCAGATTTGCGCAAAAAAATTACACCGCGTACCAAGGCAATTGTGGTGATTAACCCCAACAATCCAACTGGTGCAATCTATTCAAAAGAAGTATTGACTGAGCTATGCTCAATCGCACGTGAACATGGTTTGATTCTGTTTGCTGACGAGATCTACGACAAGATGCTGTACGACAAAGAGAAACATGTCTCTTTAGCATCCTTATCCACGGATGTAGTTACGATCACTTTTAATGGTTTATCCAAAAACTATCGCTCTTGCGGCTACCGCGCTGGCTGGATGGTAGTTTCTGGAGATAAAGAGATGATCCGAGATTACATCGAGGGTCTCAATATGTTGTCCTCAATGCGCCTATGCGCTAACGTGCCGGGGCAGTACGCTATTCAGACAGCTTTGGGCGGCTATCAAAGCATTAATGACTTAGTTGCTGAAGGCGGTCGCTTGGCTAAACAGCGCGATCTCGCATGGAAGCTCATCACCGAAATTCCGGGTGTGACTTGCGTGAAACCAAAGTCTGCTTTGTATTTATTTCCAAAACTTGATTCTGAGATGTATCCAATTGAAGATGACCAGCAATTTGTAGCTGATTTTCTTAAGGAAGAAAAAGTATTACTGGTACAAGGCTCGGGTTTTAATTGGGTTAAGTCAGACCACTTCCGCGTAGTGTTCTTACCTCATGAGGATGTGCTGAAAGAGGCTATTGGCCGTCTGGCACGTTTCCTAGAGCGTTATCGTCAAAAACATAGTCGCAAGGTAACTAATTCGACTAATTCAACAGCAACAAAGGCATCATGA
- a CDS encoding Mth938-like domain-containing protein, whose product MKLQSDPHSGANTITGYGDGYIEINKIPYSHAVLLSSDGEILEWAVKSFEELSSADFAQMASLKPELIIIGTGKRQRFPRPELLKTLIEAKLGFEVMDSQAACRTYNILVGEGRQVLLALIVEAV is encoded by the coding sequence GTGAAGCTTCAATCTGACCCCCACTCCGGAGCCAATACGATCACCGGTTACGGTGATGGCTACATCGAGATCAATAAGATCCCCTACAGTCATGCCGTTTTACTGAGTTCTGACGGTGAAATCTTGGAATGGGCCGTAAAGTCCTTTGAAGAGCTTAGTTCAGCAGATTTTGCTCAAATGGCTTCCCTGAAGCCTGAATTAATCATTATTGGCACCGGTAAACGCCAACGCTTCCCAAGGCCTGAGCTTTTAAAAACGCTCATTGAGGCTAAGCTGGGCTTTGAGGTCATGGATTCTCAGGCTGCTTGTCGCACCTACAACATTCTTGTCGGCGAAGGCCGTCAAGTCCTCCTCGCCCTTATTGTGGAAGCCGTCTAA
- a CDS encoding glycosyltransferase family 39 protein, translating into MQFGQIRQSSTLNPVTILILVLIYALLWFGTLNYRHLIPSDEGRYAEIAREMLVTGDWVTPRYNGYKYFEKPPLQIWATATAFNLFGIGDWQARLWTALTGFLTIVFIGFTGARIYSARAGWLAAIALASSPMWVIGGHINSLDMGLSAFLVAALCSLLLAQTSRNSSDTRNWMLACWAFMALATLSKGVIGIAIPGMVFIVYSITAWDWKIWKRLHIIKGTILFLAITAPWFVLVAQRNPEFLEFFFIHEHLQRFTQKAHSRTGPIYYFIPLLLLGFLPWIAKTPQALVQAWRERNREFSSGWLLTCWFAVIMGFFSVSQSKLPGYIIPVFPALAMLVGHSLDRNLGPGNALGLSWRLQALFFAILGGIGFFFLGEVGKQARPDEIESYAQYIYWIVAALITLIVFSLLTVMQSKRNGLGSITSFACGFFLCAIIAGTGHETLGRAVSGIDLVERVKSSIPEKVNFYSIRILDHTVPFYLGRTMIMVESPDELEFGVKQEPELWISTFAAFIERWKEDQTAYALMVPEQYIELQKLNVPMQEVGRDSRRVIVKHPDSQSNSTK; encoded by the coding sequence ATGCAGTTTGGCCAAATTCGGCAGTCAAGCACCCTCAACCCAGTAACTATTTTGATTCTGGTTTTGATCTATGCCTTACTGTGGTTTGGCACCTTAAATTACCGTCACCTCATTCCGTCGGATGAAGGGCGTTATGCCGAGATTGCTCGTGAGATGCTTGTCACTGGAGATTGGGTTACTCCTCGCTATAACGGTTACAAGTATTTTGAAAAACCCCCTTTACAAATTTGGGCTACCGCTACAGCCTTTAATCTTTTTGGTATTGGTGATTGGCAAGCGCGCTTATGGACTGCGCTCACTGGATTTCTGACAATTGTGTTTATTGGATTTACTGGCGCTCGCATCTACAGCGCACGAGCAGGCTGGTTAGCTGCAATCGCCTTAGCCTCAAGCCCAATGTGGGTGATTGGTGGGCATATCAATTCACTTGATATGGGATTGTCAGCATTTTTAGTTGCTGCGCTTTGCAGTCTTTTGTTAGCGCAAACCTCTCGGAACTCGAGCGACACCAGAAACTGGATGCTAGCGTGCTGGGCCTTCATGGCATTAGCAACCCTATCCAAAGGTGTTATTGGGATCGCCATCCCTGGCATGGTGTTTATTGTTTATTCGATTACCGCTTGGGACTGGAAGATCTGGAAGCGACTTCACATCATTAAAGGCACGATTTTATTTTTAGCGATTACCGCACCTTGGTTTGTTCTGGTAGCCCAACGCAATCCAGAGTTTCTGGAGTTCTTTTTTATTCATGAACACCTGCAACGTTTTACACAAAAAGCCCATAGTAGGACGGGTCCGATTTATTACTTCATTCCACTACTGCTACTCGGCTTTCTGCCATGGATTGCGAAAACTCCTCAAGCCCTTGTTCAGGCTTGGCGGGAGCGTAATCGAGAATTTTCCAGCGGCTGGTTGCTCACCTGCTGGTTTGCCGTGATCATGGGATTCTTTAGTGTCTCTCAATCAAAATTGCCCGGCTACATCATCCCAGTCTTTCCAGCGCTGGCAATGCTTGTTGGTCATAGCCTAGATCGTAATCTGGGCCCTGGTAATGCACTGGGATTATCTTGGAGATTACAAGCACTCTTCTTTGCAATCTTAGGTGGCATTGGATTTTTCTTTTTAGGCGAAGTTGGTAAACAAGCAAGGCCGGATGAAATTGAGTCCTATGCACAATACATTTACTGGATAGTTGCTGCGTTGATTACCTTAATTGTATTTAGCCTCCTTACAGTCATGCAAAGTAAGCGCAATGGTTTGGGCAGCATTACCAGTTTTGCTTGCGGATTTTTTCTCTGCGCGATCATCGCCGGAACGGGTCATGAAACTCTGGGTCGCGCCGTATCAGGCATTGATTTAGTTGAGAGAGTCAAATCAAGTATTCCAGAGAAAGTGAATTTTTATTCCATCAGAATTCTAGATCACACAGTACCGTTTTATCTTGGTAGAACCATGATCATGGTGGAGTCCCCAGATGAGCTTGAGTTTGGCGTGAAGCAAGAGCCTGAGTTGTGGATCTCTACCTTTGCTGCTTTTATCGAACGCTGGAAAGAAGATCAAACCGCTTATGCCTTGATGGTTCCGGAACAGTATATTGAGCTGCAGAAACTGAATGTACCAATGCAAGAGGTGGGCAGAGATTCTCGGCGCGTTATTGTTAAACACCCGGATTCACAAAGCAACTCCACAAAATAA
- a CDS encoding DegT/DnrJ/EryC1/StrS aminotransferase family protein, with protein sequence MSTTENTLPFIPFTRPHFNQETIDAVTEVLRSGWVTSGPKLAEFESTLSDYFGGRPVRCFANGTATMKIALQVAGIGSGDEVITTPVSWVATSNVILSVGATPVFVDIDPVTRNIDLNQIAAAITPKTRAIMPVYLAGLPVNMDQLYDLAKQYKLRVIEDAAQAFGSQWRGQKIGGIGDLVSFSFQANKNLSTVEGGCLILNNADEARLAEKFRLQGLTRQGMDGMDVDVLGGKDNLTDVNAVIGLHQLKQLPAFQVRRTALARMYFDAIRSEITSAGLDALHLELPVENFTDSNWHMFQVLLPLEQLNVDRAQVMSELKDLGIGTGVHYPLITGFTLYQKLGYQTEATPVAKRIGRSILTLPLFPGMADEDIGRIAKGLTGILKKHRKN encoded by the coding sequence ATGTCAACTACTGAAAACACTCTTCCCTTTATTCCTTTTACGCGCCCACACTTTAATCAAGAAACAATTGATGCGGTTACCGAGGTTTTGCGTTCCGGTTGGGTTACATCAGGTCCGAAGCTAGCTGAATTCGAGTCCACCTTAAGTGACTATTTCGGTGGTCGCCCTGTACGTTGCTTTGCCAACGGCACAGCCACCATGAAAATCGCTCTCCAAGTTGCTGGCATTGGGTCTGGGGATGAAGTCATCACTACTCCCGTTTCTTGGGTGGCCACTTCGAATGTGATTCTGAGTGTGGGTGCAACACCTGTATTTGTAGATATTGACCCCGTTACACGCAACATTGATTTAAACCAAATAGCTGCAGCCATTACACCAAAGACACGCGCCATCATGCCCGTCTATTTGGCTGGATTACCAGTCAATATGGATCAACTTTATGACTTGGCCAAGCAATACAAGTTGCGTGTAATTGAAGATGCGGCGCAAGCGTTTGGGTCGCAGTGGAGAGGTCAAAAGATTGGCGGCATTGGTGATCTCGTGAGCTTTAGTTTTCAGGCAAATAAAAACTTATCCACTGTTGAAGGCGGTTGTCTTATTCTGAACAATGCTGATGAAGCAAGACTTGCAGAGAAGTTTCGTCTTCAAGGTCTTACACGCCAAGGTATGGATGGCATGGATGTTGATGTACTTGGTGGCAAAGATAATTTGACTGATGTGAATGCAGTAATCGGTCTTCATCAACTAAAGCAGTTGCCAGCATTTCAAGTGCGCAGAACTGCCTTGGCCAGAATGTACTTTGATGCGATTCGAAGTGAAATAACGTCTGCTGGCTTAGACGCCCTTCATCTAGAACTGCCTGTGGAAAACTTCACCGACAGTAACTGGCATATGTTTCAAGTTCTACTCCCGCTGGAGCAATTGAATGTGGATCGCGCGCAGGTGATGTCTGAACTCAAGGATCTGGGCATTGGTACTGGTGTTCACTACCCTTTAATTACTGGATTTACGCTTTACCAAAAGCTAGGCTATCAAACCGAGGCTACTCCAGTAGCAAAGCGTATTGGTCGCTCTATTTTGACCCTCCCCCTTTTTCCAGGCATGGCTGATGAAGATATTGGCCGTATAGCCAAGGGTTTGACTGGAATCCTGAAGAAACATCGTAAAAACTAG